Proteins encoded together in one Mycolicibacter minnesotensis window:
- a CDS encoding phytoene desaturase family protein, with protein sequence MTDYDAIVIGAGHNGLAAALILQRAGLRTLCLEAGLYAGGMASTVELFDGYRFEIAGSVQFPTSAAVSAELGLDGLESLDLEVMSVAMRGVGDDPLIQYTDPMKLFTHLSEVHGAEAVNGMAGLLAWSQAPTRALGRFEAGRPPKTLDEMYACAESEFERSAIDDMLFGSVTDVLNRYLPDREKHAALRGSFTVLAVNTLYRGPATPGSAAALAFGLGVPDENTVLMKKLRGGIGALTGHLHDTFTCLGGQLRLRAAVSEILVGEGRVTGVRTESGEIVSAPVVVSAVAPDVTVTGLLDAAAVPEDVRARYARTDHRGSYLQMHFALEQAPEFAAPYEALNDPAMQASLGIFCTPEEVQQQWEDARRGVVPADPTVVLQIPSLHDPDLAPPGKHAASAFALWFPIEGDGNYGEMKVEMGQRVIDKITRLAPNFEGSITRHTTFTPRHMGTMFGAPGGDYCHGLLNPDQIGPNRPGPRGFLGQPLPVEGLYLGSAGCHGGPGITFIPGYNAAHQVLADR encoded by the coding sequence ATGACGGACTACGACGCGATCGTCATAGGCGCCGGACACAACGGCCTGGCCGCGGCGCTCATCTTGCAGCGGGCCGGGCTCCGCACGTTGTGCCTGGAAGCCGGGCTCTATGCCGGGGGGATGGCCTCTACGGTGGAGTTGTTCGACGGCTACCGGTTCGAGATCGCCGGCTCGGTGCAGTTTCCGACATCGGCCGCGGTCAGCGCGGAGCTGGGCCTTGACGGATTGGAGAGCCTCGATCTTGAGGTGATGTCGGTGGCGATGCGTGGTGTGGGTGACGACCCGCTCATCCAATACACCGATCCGATGAAGCTGTTCACCCACCTGTCCGAGGTGCACGGCGCCGAAGCCGTCAACGGCATGGCCGGGCTGTTGGCGTGGAGTCAGGCCCCCACCCGCGCGTTGGGCCGATTCGAGGCGGGTCGGCCCCCGAAGACACTGGACGAGATGTATGCCTGCGCCGAAAGCGAATTCGAGCGATCGGCTATCGACGACATGCTGTTCGGTTCGGTCACCGACGTACTGAATCGCTATCTGCCCGACCGGGAGAAGCACGCCGCGCTGCGCGGATCCTTCACCGTGCTGGCCGTCAACACCCTCTACCGCGGCCCCGCCACGCCGGGCAGCGCCGCGGCCCTGGCATTCGGCCTGGGTGTGCCCGATGAGAACACCGTGCTGATGAAGAAGCTGCGCGGCGGAATCGGGGCGCTCACCGGGCATCTGCACGACACCTTCACCTGCCTCGGCGGTCAGCTGCGACTGCGCGCCGCGGTCTCGGAGATCCTGGTCGGCGAGGGCCGGGTCACCGGAGTACGCACCGAGTCCGGGGAGATCGTGAGCGCACCGGTGGTGGTGTCGGCCGTTGCTCCCGACGTCACCGTCACCGGACTGCTCGATGCCGCCGCCGTCCCCGAGGACGTCCGTGCGCGCTACGCCAGAACCGATCACCGTGGCAGCTATCTGCAGATGCATTTCGCATTGGAGCAGGCACCGGAATTCGCCGCCCCCTACGAAGCGCTCAACGACCCCGCTATGCAGGCGTCCTTGGGGATCTTCTGCACGCCCGAGGAGGTGCAGCAGCAGTGGGAGGACGCGCGGCGCGGTGTCGTCCCGGCCGATCCGACTGTGGTCCTGCAGATTCCGTCGCTACATGACCCGGATCTGGCCCCGCCCGGCAAACATGCCGCTTCGGCGTTCGCGCTGTGGTTCCCCATCGAGGGCGACGGCAACTACGGCGAGATGAAGGTCGAGATGGGTCAGCGGGTGATCGACAAGATCACCAGGCTGGCGCCGAACTTCGAAGGCAGCATTACCCGGCACACCACATTCACCCCGCGCCATATGGGCACCATGTTCGGTGCGCCCGGCGGTGACTACTGCCATGGCCTGCTCAACCCCGATCAGATCGGCCCGAACCGGCCCGGGCCGCGGGGCTTTCTCGGCCAGCCGCTGCCGGTGGAAGGGCTGTATCTGGGCAGCGCGGGTTGTCATGGGGGCCCGGGGATCACCTTCATCCCGGGTTACAACGCCGCCCATCAGGTGCTGGCCGACCGCTGA
- a CDS encoding TetR/AcrR family transcriptional regulator, translating into MPRAPQTARSERTREALRRAAVVRFLAQGVEDTSAEQIAADAGVSLRTFYRHFTSKHDLLFADYDAGLQWFRSALSARPSAEPVIESVQAAIFAFPYDVEAVTRIAALRAEELDPERIVRHIRQVETDFADAVAERLRTTTPSSAGDPLRVAVTARCIAAAVFAAMEVWMLGADRSLADLAQMCRAGLDSLGNL; encoded by the coding sequence ATGCCTCGAGCGCCGCAGACCGCGCGCAGTGAACGCACCCGCGAAGCGTTGCGCCGGGCCGCCGTGGTCCGCTTTCTGGCGCAAGGCGTGGAGGACACCTCCGCCGAACAGATCGCCGCGGATGCCGGGGTGTCGCTGCGGACCTTCTACCGGCACTTCACCTCTAAGCACGACCTGCTGTTCGCCGACTACGACGCCGGGCTGCAATGGTTCCGCAGTGCGCTGTCCGCGCGTCCATCCGCCGAGCCGGTGATCGAGTCCGTGCAGGCAGCGATCTTTGCCTTCCCCTACGACGTCGAGGCGGTGACGCGGATCGCCGCGCTGCGGGCCGAGGAACTCGACCCGGAGCGCATCGTGCGCCACATCCGGCAGGTGGAGACCGACTTCGCCGACGCGGTGGCCGAGCGGCTGCGGACCACAACGCCCTCGTCTGCTGGTGACCCGTTGCGGGTTGCGGTGACGGCGCGCTGTATCGCCGCCGCCGTGTTCGCCGCGATGGAGGTCTGGATGCTGGGCGCGGACCGCTCGCTGGCCGACCTCGCTCAGATGTGCCGGGCCGGACTCGACTCGCTCGGGAACCTTTAG
- a CDS encoding DUF2834 domain-containing protein, with protein sequence MISLIVHAVLGLATIWWIVTSNRAVFAKPEGGKAFSPLEVAFYVIGIASIALGWYFNIRFVNEYAHGPNHNPIWGPGSWTHYIQLMYTNPAAGSASQDYTIINVILLPLFTIVDGYRRGLRRPWLYFVSSLFTSCAFAYAFYFATIERQHRHAKAAP encoded by the coding sequence ATGATCTCGCTCATCGTGCATGCGGTGCTTGGCCTGGCGACCATCTGGTGGATCGTGACCTCCAACCGCGCGGTCTTCGCGAAACCAGAAGGCGGCAAGGCGTTCTCGCCGCTGGAAGTGGCGTTCTACGTGATCGGCATCGCCTCGATCGCGTTAGGCTGGTATTTCAATATCCGGTTCGTCAACGAATACGCGCACGGGCCCAACCACAATCCGATCTGGGGACCGGGCAGCTGGACGCACTACATCCAGTTGATGTACACCAATCCGGCGGCCGGCTCGGCCAGCCAGGATTACACCATCATCAATGTCATCCTGCTGCCGCTGTTCACCATCGTCGACGGCTATCGGCGAGGCCTGCGACGCCCGTGGCTGTACTTCGTGTCGAGTCTGTTCACCAGCTGCGCGTTCGCCTACGCCTTCTACTTCGCGACCATCGAGCGCCAGCACCGGCACGCCAAGGCGGCGCCCTAG
- a CDS encoding TetR/AcrR family transcriptional regulator, whose protein sequence is MAKPVAPRGSARERVLQAALDLFIEHSVGGTSMQMIADRLGVSKPAVYYQFRSRDDIVMALVEPMFDDIVRVMKIAAAMPTQQGQRDVTVSGVVELSVRYRRLTFLFYDRAVEHAVRSREDFMAVSDAVAAILHGPNPDARARVITTTLMAGTFTAAADPELADIGDEQLHEILLDTARRVLELLA, encoded by the coding sequence GTGGCCAAGCCGGTGGCGCCTCGCGGATCCGCGCGCGAGCGCGTGCTGCAGGCTGCGCTGGACCTGTTCATCGAGCACAGCGTCGGCGGTACGTCCATGCAGATGATCGCCGACCGGCTGGGTGTGAGTAAACCGGCCGTCTACTACCAATTCCGTTCCCGAGACGACATCGTCATGGCCCTGGTGGAGCCGATGTTCGACGACATCGTCCGGGTCATGAAGATCGCTGCGGCCATGCCGACCCAACAGGGTCAACGCGACGTGACGGTCAGCGGCGTGGTCGAACTCTCCGTCCGATACCGCCGGCTGACGTTCCTGTTCTACGACCGCGCTGTGGAGCACGCCGTGCGGTCCCGCGAGGACTTCATGGCCGTCAGCGATGCCGTGGCGGCCATCCTGCACGGCCCTAATCCCGATGCGAGGGCTCGAGTGATCACCACCACGCTGATGGCTGGAACCTTCACCGCGGCAGCCGATCCAGAACTCGCAGACATCGGCGACGAACAGCTGCACGAAATCCTGCTGGACACGGCACGGCGGGTATTGGAGTTGCTCGCCTAA
- a CDS encoding DUF5078 domain-containing protein encodes MIRKTFHQAARAFAAIVLAGVAGLGSASADATDNFPIPNRMLHTSCTAEQIMAAARDVAPVYYERYMIDYNNKSPELHQAVQDRIHWFYAMDYAGRRAYSENLATDIYYEKLAFAWPNWAKLFFNNHGVAARTTDVCEQYPAQDMAVWTWA; translated from the coding sequence ATGATCCGCAAGACTTTTCACCAGGCGGCTCGGGCTTTCGCGGCCATTGTGCTGGCTGGTGTCGCCGGACTGGGTAGTGCATCGGCAGATGCGACCGACAACTTTCCGATTCCCAACCGGATGCTGCACACCAGCTGTACCGCCGAGCAGATCATGGCGGCGGCCCGCGATGTGGCGCCGGTGTATTACGAGCGCTACATGATCGACTACAACAACAAATCGCCCGAGTTACATCAGGCGGTACAGGACCGGATCCACTGGTTCTACGCGATGGATTACGCCGGCCGGCGTGCCTATTCGGAGAATCTGGCCACCGATATCTACTACGAGAAGCTGGCCTTTGCCTGGCCGAATTGGGCCAAGTTGTTCTTCAATAACCACGGGGTCGCTGCCCGGACCACCGACGTCTGCGAGCAGTACCCCGCGCAGGATATGGCCGTGTGGACCTGGGCCTGA